One Vanacampus margaritifer isolate UIUO_Vmar chromosome 20, RoL_Vmar_1.0, whole genome shotgun sequence DNA window includes the following coding sequences:
- the tfr1b gene encoding transferrin receptor 1b — MDRVRSTVDNMIKSVQYSRFTLQRDEEAERHVEIKLSDDDDANEHAEGVHTNGSPSFRPAPRTGFSGKRLLCILALALLLFFILGYFVGNLTAKKAEAEPASCSNEVAQTGTAVEQEKQKEDQDNDEEMPHEEAALSWNDISRLLDDKLTGPAFDARLKTFDVPSRLAGGEGDVQLAQKISDQFKAMGLDSWVDVHYVQLQKPDSTRPNVVTFGADVFKPDGYLAYSATGKVQGKLVYAAYGRPEDLDAVTNANVAVKGSVLLLRAGKLTFAEQVANAEARGAVAVLIYPDAEDFDYHAATALYGHVHLGSGDPYTPGFPSFNHTQFPPTRSSALPGIPAQTVSLNVAKTLKERIGGPNQMGGVEDISVEVNNVLVNTEIHNVFGVIKGFIDPDQYVVMGAQRDAWGKGYARAAVGSSSLMELANAFQDLVEKDGVRPRRSLVFASWSAGEYGNVGATEFLEGYLSSIDRKLVTYISLDGMVMGHSGFIASASPLLYSLLEDTMKQVKSPLDTGTVYDLAKKDKWEANVLRPMSIDDPAYPFLALAGIPSISFHFITPTVEAYTYYGTSMDSVDHLDYITAHKTGEVAARASQLAGRMALRLVHNHLLSLDVGMYRKVLAKAVNLLYARVKKLVQSGELKGVDPKWLSSAFGSFMRAMASLNTAIMNTDMTEERGLRRVNDKLMSVERNLLSPYVSPVETPFRHLLVGRGKHTLAALAETTDPQELHTQLALATWNLKMCANAVVSDIWENNNQV; from the exons ATGGATCGAGTGAGGTCTACGGTTGACAACATG ATTAAAAGCGTCCAGTACAGCCGGTTCACCTTGCAGCGCGACGAGGAGGCGGAGCGACACGTGGAGATCAAGCTGTCCGACGACGACGACGCTAACGAGCACGCGGAGGGCGTGCACACCAACGGCTCTCCCAGCTTCCGGCCGGCCCCTCGCACCGGCTTCAGCGGCAAGCGCCTCCTCTGCATCCTGGCGCTGGCCTTGCTGCTATTCTTCATCCTGG GCTACTTTGTTGGCAACCTCACCGCTAAGAAGGCCGAGGCGGAGCCCGCCAGCTGCTCCAATGAGGTGGCCCAGACGGGGACTGCAGTGGAGCAGGAGAAGCAGAAAGAGGATCAGGACAATGACGAGGAAATGCCGCATGAAGAAGCGGCGCTCAGCTGGAACGACATCAGCCGGCTTCTCGACGACAAACTCACCGGCCCGGCTTTCGACGCACGACTCAA GACCTTCGACGTGCCGTCCCGCTTGGCGGGCGGCGAGGGCGACGTCCAATTGGCCCAAAAGATCTCGGACCAATTCAAGGCGATGGGCCTGGACAGCTGGGTGGACGTCCACTACGTTCAGCTGCAGAAGCCCGACAG CACGCGTCCCAACGTGGTGACCTTCGGCGCAGACGTCTTCAAACCTGACGGTTATCTCGCCTACAGCGCCACCGGGAAGGTCCAG GGCAAGCTGGTGTACGCCGCCTACGGCCGTCCCGAGGATTTGGATGCCGTGACCAACGCAAACGTGGCGGTGAAAGGCAGCGTGTTGCTGCTCAGAGCCGGAAAACTCACCTTTGCCGAGCAG GTGGCTAATGCCGAGGCCCGAGGTGCCGTGGCCGTTCTCATCTACCCCGACGCAGAAGATTTCGATTACCACGCCGCAACGGCGCTTTACGGCCAT GTGCATCTGGGCTCGGGCGACCCCTACACGCCGGGCTTCCCCTCCTTCAACCACACCCAGTTCCCCCCGACCCGCTCATCGGCCCTCCCCGGCATCCCAGCTCAGACCGTCTCGCTCAACGTGGCCAAAACCCTCAAAGA GAGAATTGGTGGTCCGAACCAGATGGGCGGTGTGGAGGACATCAGCGTGGAGGTCAACAACGTGCTGGTCAACACGGAGATCCACAACGTGTTTGGAGTCATCAAAGGATTCATCGATCCCG ACCAGTATGTGGTCATGGGAGCGCAGAGGGACGCGTGGGGCAAAGGTTACGCCCGCGCTGCTGTCGGCTCCTCCTCTCTGATGGAACTGGCCAACGCCTTTCAAGACTTGGTGGAGAAAG ACGGCGTCCGGCCCAGGAGAAGCCTGGTGTTTGCGAGCTGGAGCGCCGGAGAATACGGAAACGTCGGAGCCACCGAATTTTTGGAG GGTTATCTGTCCTCCATCGACAGGAAGCTTGTCACCTACATCAGCCTGGACGGGATGGTCATGG GTCACAGCGGCTTCATTGCCTCGGCGAGCCCGCTGCTGTACAGCCTGCTGGAGGACACCATGAAGCAG GTGAAGAGTCCACTCGACACCGGCACCGTTTACGATCTggcaaaaaaggacaaatggGAGGCCAACGT ACTGAGGCCCATGTCCATCGATGACCCCGCCTACCCTTTCTTGGCCCTTGCTGGTATTCCCTCCATCTCGTTCCACTTCATCACGCCAACG GTGGAGGCCTACACGTACTACGGCACCTCCATGGACAGCGTGGACCACCTGGACTACATCACGGCCCACAAGACGGGCGAGGTGGCGGCACGGGCCTCTCAGCTGGCCGGTCGCATGGCCTTGCGCCTGGTCCACAACCACCTGCTCAGTCTGGACGTCGGCATGTACCGCAAGGTCCTCGCCAAAGCCGTCAACCTGCTCTACGCTCGTGTCAAGAAGCTCGTCCAG AGTGGCGAGCTGAAAGGCGTGGACCCCAAATGGCTGAGCAGCGCGTTCGGCTCTTTCATGCGAGCGATGGCCAGCTTGAACACGGCCATCATGAACACCGACATGACCGAAGAGCGTGGCCTTCGTCGTGTCAACGACAAGCTCATGAGC GTGGAGCGGAACCTTCTCTCGCCATACGTGTCCCCCGTGGAGACGCCTTTCCGCCACCTCCTGGTGGGCCGAGGCAAGCACACGTTGGCGGCCCTGGCCGAGACGACGGATCCCCAGGAGCTCCACACCCAGCTGGCCTTGGCTACCTGGAACCTGAAGATGTGCGCCAACGCCGTGGTCAGCGACATCTGGGAAAACAACAATCAAGTCTAG
- the tnk2a gene encoding activated CDC42 kinase 1 isoform X2 — MGDSYMYRRLPYQRGGEEADEEDAEGRARMPESAERQMTASEEGTEWLVELLTDVQLQQYFLRIRDQLNVTRLSHFDYVKNEDLEKIGMGRPGQRRLWEAVKRRRALYKRKSWMSKVFPAKRPDADSPPALPLGTPPSGEESAASLTCLIREAELQLFERLGDGTFGVVRRGEWSAPSSRVLSVAVKCLKAGVLESDGLDDFIREVNAMHSLSHQNLIRLYGVVLTQPMKMVTELAPLGSLLDRLRKRQGHILIASLCNYAVQVACGMAYLEQRRFLHRDLAARNVLLSTNETVKIGDFGLMRALPSHADHYVMEEGHKVPFPWCAPESLKTRTFSHASDTWMFGVTLWEMFTHGQEPWPGLNGSQILHKVDAEAQRLCKPDDCPQDIYNVMLQCWSPKAEDRPTFVALRDFLMESTPADMRALQDSAEDDKLQIQINDVITITEGRAEHYWWRGQNRRTLRVGQFPRHVVTAVTGLSADDISKPLKHSFIHTGHGDSDPHRSWGHADRIDSLYLGNPMKPPDVLGMDPCISRPTKLPNRAKKQPPPRPPQPAVLLKKPFYDSVMDDYDDAEEDGAAGGGAARPGAARPGAARPGAARPDLQRLNVAPGLKLRAWDDGGEMALIDFTDDSFSSATTPSPLTDTASTHEQDTLKDTPSILDWPLPQPAYDEVAAELQDQSEDQEVRCINKGVAEELPVALAAAAATLARNESQSADLFQELQREVMVKLQVPMTTGRSLPPSPIPLAPHRQIYLPSPSPGSEERPVLPPRSPAPPLRPSPAVSHPRHSSISLELDDAPPQLPPRDRALSQPGSRSSSPLSLAPPPVSLPPPPLWVSPRRASGLLGPLLSCPSPSSSSSSPPKGTSLYSSGSSLEPRDARRPSSAIDGSLSTARTLLPERAALLERYGAANMAAVKPMIQQPARAKPNSSSNNNNNDGGPPAAAAVAAQQELDVAQIREAVHGVTLDECLAALQAHEGGVQQVINHLKVEQLFRVGLRSRRECEALLRRCRWNLEEASSLMLDAYGPHCNRDLPSDH, encoded by the exons ATGGGGGACAGCTACATGTACCGGCGACTCCCCTACCAAAGGGGAGGAGAGGAGGCCGACGAGGAGGATGCGGAGGGCAGAGCGAGGATGCCCGAGAGTGCCGAGAGACAAATG ACGGCGAGCGAGGAGGGCACGGAATGGCTTGTGGAGCTTCTGACGGACGTCCAACTGCAGCAGTACTTCCTGCGCATCCGCGACCAGCTCAACGTCACGCGCCTCTCGCACTTCGACTACGTCAAGAACGAAGACCTGGAAAAGATCGGCATGGGCCGCCCCG GTCAAAGGAGGCTGTGGGAAGCCGTCAAGAGGAGGCGTGCGCTTTACAAACGCAAGTCGTGGATGAGCAAG GTGTTTCCCGCCAAGCGTCCCGACGCCGACTCGCCGCCGGCCCTCCCCCTCGGGACGCCGCCGTCCGGCGAGGAGTCGGCGGCCTCGCTCACCTGCCTGATCCGAGAGGCGGAGCTTCAGCTCTTTGAGCGCCTCGGCGACGGCACCTTTGGCGTGGTTCGCCGCGGCGAGTGGAGCGCCCCCAGCAGTCGAGTG CTGTCGGTGGCGGTGAAGTGCCTGAAGGCTGGCGTGCTGGAGTCGGACGGTCTGGACGACTTCATCAGGGAGGTGAACGCCATGCACTCGCTCAGCCATCAGAACCTCATCCGGCTCTACGGGGTCGTCCTGACGCAGCCCATGAAGATG gTGACGGAGCTGGCTCCTCTGGGTTCGCTGCTGGACCGTCTGCGGAAGCGTCAGGGTCACATCCTCATCGCTTCGCTGTGCAACTACGCCGTGCAG GTGGCGTGCGGCATGGCCTACCTGGAGCAGCGCCGCTTCCTCCACCGCGACCTGGCGGCCCGCAACGTGTTGCTGTCCACCAACGAGACGGTGAAGATCGGCGACTTCGGCCTGATGAGGGCGCTGCCGTCCCACGCCGACCACTACGTCATGGAGGAGGGCCACAAAGTTCCTTTCCCGTG GTGTGCTCCCGAGTCGTTGAAGACTCGTACCTTCTCGCACGCGTCGGACACCTGGATGTTCGGGGTGACCCTGTGGGAGATGTTCACCCACGGCCAGGAGCCGTGGCCGGGTCTGAACGGGAGTCAG ATCCTCCACAAGGTGGACGCGGAGGCGCAGAGGCTGTGCAAGCCGGACGACTGTCCTCAGGACATCTACAACGTCATGCTGCAGTGCTGGAGCCCCAAAGCCGAGGACCGGCCCACCTTTGTGGCCCTCAGGGACTTCCTGATGGAG AGCACGCCCGCCGACATGAGGGCGCTGCAGGACTCTGCGGAGGACGACAAGCTTCAAATTCAGATCAACGACGTCATCACCATCACCGAGGGAAG GGCCGAGCACTACTGGTGGCGTGGCCAGAACCGGCGAACCCTGCGCGTGGGCCAGTTCCCTCGCCACGTGGTGACGGCGGTGACCGGCTTGTCGGCGGACGACATCAGCAAACCGTTAAAGCACTCGTTCATCCACACGGGTCACGGCGACAGCGACCCGCATCGCAGCTGGGGCCACGCCGACCGCATAGACAG TCTGTATTTGGGGAACCCCATGAAGCCCCCCGATGTCCTGGGGATGGACCCTTGCATCTCCAGACCCACCAAACTCCCCAACCGGGCCAAGA AACAACCGCCACCTCGTCCTCCTCAGCCTGCCGTCCTGCTCAAGA AGCCCTTCTACGACTCGGTGATGGACGACTACGACGACGCCGAGGAAGACGGCGCGGCGGGCGGCGGCGCCGCTCGTCCTGGCGCCGCTCGTCCCGGCGCCGCTCGTCCCGGCGCCGCTCGGCCCGACCTCCAGCGGCTCAACGTGGCGCCGGGCCTGAAACTGCGAGCGTGGGACGACGGCGGCGAGATGGCGCTCATCGACTTCACCGACGACAGCTTCAGCTCCGCCACGACGCCCTCGCCGCTCACCGACACGGCCTCGACGCACGAGCAGGACACGCTCAAG GACACGCCCTCCATCCTGGACTGGCCCCTCCCACAACCGGCCTACGatgaggtggcagcagagctgCAAGACCAGTCCGAAGACCAGGAAGTGCGCTGCATCAACAAGGGGGTGGCGGAAGAGCTCCCGGTCgctctcgccgccgccgccgccacgttGGCCCGGAACGAGTCGCAGTCGGCCGACCTTTTCCAAGAACTCCAGCGAGAG GTGATGGTGAAGCTGCAGGTTCCCATGACGACGGGCCGCTCTCTCCCCCCCTCGCCGATCCCGCTGGCGCCGCACCGGCAGATCTACCTGCCGTCGCCCTCCCCCGGCTCGGAGGAGCGGCCCGTTCTGCCGCCCCGCAGCCCGGCCCCGCCGCTGCGCCCGTCGCCGGCCGTCTCGCACCCGCGCCACAGCTCCATCTCGCTGGAGCTGGACGACGCGCCCCCCCAGCTGCCGCCGCGGGATCGAGCCCTCTCGCAGCCGGGCTCCCGCTCGTCCTCGCCGCTCAGCTTGGCCCCGCCGCCCGTGTCGCTGCCCCCGCCCCCGCTCTGGGTGTCCCCTCGCCGGGCCTCGGGCCTCCTGGGTCCCCTCCTGTCctgcccctccccctcctcctcctcgtcctcgccTCCCAAAGGGACGTCTTTGTACTCGTCCGGTTCCTCTTTGGAGCCGCGTGATGCTCGCCGGCCTTCCTCGGCGATTGATGGCTCACTGAGCACTGCTCGAACCCTCTTGCCAGAGCGAGCGGCCCTCCTCGAGAG ATACGGCGCTGCCAACATGGCTGCGGTCAAACCCATGATTCAGCAGCCCGCCAGAGCCAAGCCCAACTCCtcctccaacaacaacaacaacgacggCGGCCcacctgccgccgccgccgtcgccgcgCAGCAGGAGCTGGACGTTGCACAG ATCCGAGAAGCCGTCCACGGCGTGACGCTGGACGAGTGTCTGGCCGCCCTGCAAGCTCACGAGGGCGGAGTCCAGCAAGTCATCAACCACTTGAAG GTGGAGCAGTTGTTCCGGGTGGGTCTGCGCTCCCGGCGCGAGTGCGAGGCGCTCCTGCGGCGCTGCCGGTGGAACCTGGAAGAGGCCAGCTCGCTCATGCTGGACGCGTACGGACCGCACTGCAACAG GGATCTGCCGTCGGACCACTGA
- the tnk2a gene encoding activated CDC42 kinase 1 isoform X1 — protein sequence MGDSYMYRRLPYQRGGEEADEEDAEGRARMPESAERQMTASEEGTEWLVELLTDVQLQQYFLRIRDQLNVTRLSHFDYVKNEDLEKIGMGRPGQRRLWEAVKRRRALYKRKSWMSKVFPAKRPDADSPPALPLGTPPSGEESAASLTCLIREAELQLFERLGDGTFGVVRRGEWSAPSSRVLSVAVKCLKAGVLESDGLDDFIREVNAMHSLSHQNLIRLYGVVLTQPMKMVTELAPLGSLLDRLRKRQGHILIASLCNYAVQVACGMAYLEQRRFLHRDLAARNVLLSTNETVKIGDFGLMRALPSHADHYVMEEGHKVPFPWCAPESLKTRTFSHASDTWMFGVTLWEMFTHGQEPWPGLNGSQILHKVDAEAQRLCKPDDCPQDIYNVMLQCWSPKAEDRPTFVALRDFLMESTPADMRALQDSAEDDKLQIQINDVITITEGRAEHYWWRGQNRRTLRVGQFPRHVVTAVTGLSADDISKPLKHSFIHTGHGDSDPHRSWGHADRIDSLYLGNPMKPPDVLGMDPCISRPTKLPNRAKSNQTHAHALDIFGQPMISCGLRTCLLTEQPPPRPPQPAVLLKKPFYDSVMDDYDDAEEDGAAGGGAARPGAARPGAARPGAARPDLQRLNVAPGLKLRAWDDGGEMALIDFTDDSFSSATTPSPLTDTASTHEQDTLKDTPSILDWPLPQPAYDEVAAELQDQSEDQEVRCINKGVAEELPVALAAAAATLARNESQSADLFQELQREVMVKLQVPMTTGRSLPPSPIPLAPHRQIYLPSPSPGSEERPVLPPRSPAPPLRPSPAVSHPRHSSISLELDDAPPQLPPRDRALSQPGSRSSSPLSLAPPPVSLPPPPLWVSPRRASGLLGPLLSCPSPSSSSSSPPKGTSLYSSGSSLEPRDARRPSSAIDGSLSTARTLLPERAALLERYGAANMAAVKPMIQQPARAKPNSSSNNNNNDGGPPAAAAVAAQQELDVAQIREAVHGVTLDECLAALQAHEGGVQQVINHLKVEQLFRVGLRSRRECEALLRRCRWNLEEASSLMLDAYGPHCNRDLPSDH from the exons ATGGGGGACAGCTACATGTACCGGCGACTCCCCTACCAAAGGGGAGGAGAGGAGGCCGACGAGGAGGATGCGGAGGGCAGAGCGAGGATGCCCGAGAGTGCCGAGAGACAAATG ACGGCGAGCGAGGAGGGCACGGAATGGCTTGTGGAGCTTCTGACGGACGTCCAACTGCAGCAGTACTTCCTGCGCATCCGCGACCAGCTCAACGTCACGCGCCTCTCGCACTTCGACTACGTCAAGAACGAAGACCTGGAAAAGATCGGCATGGGCCGCCCCG GTCAAAGGAGGCTGTGGGAAGCCGTCAAGAGGAGGCGTGCGCTTTACAAACGCAAGTCGTGGATGAGCAAG GTGTTTCCCGCCAAGCGTCCCGACGCCGACTCGCCGCCGGCCCTCCCCCTCGGGACGCCGCCGTCCGGCGAGGAGTCGGCGGCCTCGCTCACCTGCCTGATCCGAGAGGCGGAGCTTCAGCTCTTTGAGCGCCTCGGCGACGGCACCTTTGGCGTGGTTCGCCGCGGCGAGTGGAGCGCCCCCAGCAGTCGAGTG CTGTCGGTGGCGGTGAAGTGCCTGAAGGCTGGCGTGCTGGAGTCGGACGGTCTGGACGACTTCATCAGGGAGGTGAACGCCATGCACTCGCTCAGCCATCAGAACCTCATCCGGCTCTACGGGGTCGTCCTGACGCAGCCCATGAAGATG gTGACGGAGCTGGCTCCTCTGGGTTCGCTGCTGGACCGTCTGCGGAAGCGTCAGGGTCACATCCTCATCGCTTCGCTGTGCAACTACGCCGTGCAG GTGGCGTGCGGCATGGCCTACCTGGAGCAGCGCCGCTTCCTCCACCGCGACCTGGCGGCCCGCAACGTGTTGCTGTCCACCAACGAGACGGTGAAGATCGGCGACTTCGGCCTGATGAGGGCGCTGCCGTCCCACGCCGACCACTACGTCATGGAGGAGGGCCACAAAGTTCCTTTCCCGTG GTGTGCTCCCGAGTCGTTGAAGACTCGTACCTTCTCGCACGCGTCGGACACCTGGATGTTCGGGGTGACCCTGTGGGAGATGTTCACCCACGGCCAGGAGCCGTGGCCGGGTCTGAACGGGAGTCAG ATCCTCCACAAGGTGGACGCGGAGGCGCAGAGGCTGTGCAAGCCGGACGACTGTCCTCAGGACATCTACAACGTCATGCTGCAGTGCTGGAGCCCCAAAGCCGAGGACCGGCCCACCTTTGTGGCCCTCAGGGACTTCCTGATGGAG AGCACGCCCGCCGACATGAGGGCGCTGCAGGACTCTGCGGAGGACGACAAGCTTCAAATTCAGATCAACGACGTCATCACCATCACCGAGGGAAG GGCCGAGCACTACTGGTGGCGTGGCCAGAACCGGCGAACCCTGCGCGTGGGCCAGTTCCCTCGCCACGTGGTGACGGCGGTGACCGGCTTGTCGGCGGACGACATCAGCAAACCGTTAAAGCACTCGTTCATCCACACGGGTCACGGCGACAGCGACCCGCATCGCAGCTGGGGCCACGCCGACCGCATAGACAG TCTGTATTTGGGGAACCCCATGAAGCCCCCCGATGTCCTGGGGATGGACCCTTGCATCTCCAGACCCACCAAACTCCCCAACCGGGCCAAGAGTaaccaaacacacgcacacgcacttgacatttttgggcagCCAATGATCTCATGTGGTCTGCGGACTTGCCTTTTGACAGAACAACCGCCACCTCGTCCTCCTCAGCCTGCCGTCCTGCTCAAGA AGCCCTTCTACGACTCGGTGATGGACGACTACGACGACGCCGAGGAAGACGGCGCGGCGGGCGGCGGCGCCGCTCGTCCTGGCGCCGCTCGTCCCGGCGCCGCTCGTCCCGGCGCCGCTCGGCCCGACCTCCAGCGGCTCAACGTGGCGCCGGGCCTGAAACTGCGAGCGTGGGACGACGGCGGCGAGATGGCGCTCATCGACTTCACCGACGACAGCTTCAGCTCCGCCACGACGCCCTCGCCGCTCACCGACACGGCCTCGACGCACGAGCAGGACACGCTCAAG GACACGCCCTCCATCCTGGACTGGCCCCTCCCACAACCGGCCTACGatgaggtggcagcagagctgCAAGACCAGTCCGAAGACCAGGAAGTGCGCTGCATCAACAAGGGGGTGGCGGAAGAGCTCCCGGTCgctctcgccgccgccgccgccacgttGGCCCGGAACGAGTCGCAGTCGGCCGACCTTTTCCAAGAACTCCAGCGAGAG GTGATGGTGAAGCTGCAGGTTCCCATGACGACGGGCCGCTCTCTCCCCCCCTCGCCGATCCCGCTGGCGCCGCACCGGCAGATCTACCTGCCGTCGCCCTCCCCCGGCTCGGAGGAGCGGCCCGTTCTGCCGCCCCGCAGCCCGGCCCCGCCGCTGCGCCCGTCGCCGGCCGTCTCGCACCCGCGCCACAGCTCCATCTCGCTGGAGCTGGACGACGCGCCCCCCCAGCTGCCGCCGCGGGATCGAGCCCTCTCGCAGCCGGGCTCCCGCTCGTCCTCGCCGCTCAGCTTGGCCCCGCCGCCCGTGTCGCTGCCCCCGCCCCCGCTCTGGGTGTCCCCTCGCCGGGCCTCGGGCCTCCTGGGTCCCCTCCTGTCctgcccctccccctcctcctcctcgtcctcgccTCCCAAAGGGACGTCTTTGTACTCGTCCGGTTCCTCTTTGGAGCCGCGTGATGCTCGCCGGCCTTCCTCGGCGATTGATGGCTCACTGAGCACTGCTCGAACCCTCTTGCCAGAGCGAGCGGCCCTCCTCGAGAG ATACGGCGCTGCCAACATGGCTGCGGTCAAACCCATGATTCAGCAGCCCGCCAGAGCCAAGCCCAACTCCtcctccaacaacaacaacaacgacggCGGCCcacctgccgccgccgccgtcgccgcgCAGCAGGAGCTGGACGTTGCACAG ATCCGAGAAGCCGTCCACGGCGTGACGCTGGACGAGTGTCTGGCCGCCCTGCAAGCTCACGAGGGCGGAGTCCAGCAAGTCATCAACCACTTGAAG GTGGAGCAGTTGTTCCGGGTGGGTCTGCGCTCCCGGCGCGAGTGCGAGGCGCTCCTGCGGCGCTGCCGGTGGAACCTGGAAGAGGCCAGCTCGCTCATGCTGGACGCGTACGGACCGCACTGCAACAG GGATCTGCCGTCGGACCACTGA